The Streptomyces sp. NBC_00224 genome has a window encoding:
- a CDS encoding ABC transporter permease, whose protein sequence is MTGFLLRRLGGAVFVLLALSVVVYLVFYAAPGNVAQIVCGERCSPAQVAQVHDRLQLGDPIHVQYWHFLQGLFAGRDFSSGIGVVHCDAPCLGLSYRQDSPVTDILLNKLPVTGSLVIGAFVLWILLGVGTGLLSAWKRGGAIERTLTGLTLIGFSTPVFVIGLVLIIVFCSTLGWLPFPQYTPFSDNPEQWLWGLLLPWISLALIESAKYARLVRSSMLETLAEDHVRTFRAYGLTERAIVGKHALRGAVAPVIALSALDAGSMFGGAVLTESLFGIQGIGKLLVDSVRQVDLPVVVGVVMTTGFFVVLANALADALYAVADRRVVLQ, encoded by the coding sequence GTGACGGGCTTTCTGCTGCGGCGGCTCGGCGGCGCGGTCTTCGTGCTGCTCGCCCTCTCCGTCGTCGTCTACCTCGTCTTCTACGCCGCTCCCGGCAACGTCGCCCAGATCGTCTGCGGCGAGCGCTGCTCCCCGGCCCAGGTGGCCCAGGTGCACGACCGCCTCCAGCTCGGCGACCCGATCCACGTCCAGTACTGGCACTTCCTCCAGGGGCTCTTCGCCGGCCGCGACTTCTCCTCCGGCATCGGCGTCGTCCACTGCGACGCGCCCTGCCTGGGCCTGTCCTACCGCCAGGACTCGCCGGTCACCGACATCCTCCTGAACAAGCTGCCCGTCACCGGCTCGCTGGTGATCGGCGCGTTCGTGCTGTGGATCCTGCTCGGCGTCGGCACCGGGCTGCTCTCCGCGTGGAAGCGCGGCGGCGCGATCGAGCGGACGCTGACCGGGCTCACCCTGATCGGCTTCTCCACCCCGGTCTTCGTGATCGGCCTGGTGCTGATCATCGTCTTCTGCTCGACGCTCGGCTGGCTGCCGTTCCCGCAGTACACGCCGTTCTCGGACAACCCCGAGCAGTGGCTCTGGGGGCTGCTGCTGCCGTGGATCTCGCTGGCGCTGATCGAGAGCGCCAAGTACGCGCGCCTGGTGCGCAGCTCGATGCTGGAGACCCTCGCCGAGGACCATGTGCGCACCTTCCGGGCGTACGGACTCACCGAGCGGGCCATCGTCGGCAAGCACGCCCTGCGCGGCGCGGTCGCCCCGGTCATCGCGCTGAGCGCGCTGGACGCGGGCTCCATGTTCGGCGGCGCCGTGCTCACCGAGTCGCTCTTCGGTATCCAGGGCATCGGCAAGCTCCTGGTGGACTCGGTCCGCCAGGTCGACCTGCCCGTCGTGGTCGGCGTCGTCATGACGACCGGTTTCTTCGTCGTACTGGCCAATGCCCTCGCGGACGCGCTGTACGCGGTGGCGGACCGACGGGTGGTGCTGCAGTGA
- a CDS encoding Ms4533A family Cys-rich leader peptide — protein MPHRPFTPARAAIELALIGVTGLCVADIHCC, from the coding sequence ATGCCGCACCGCCCCTTCACCCCCGCACGCGCCGCCATCGAGCTGGCGCTGATCGGCGTGACCGGGCTCTGCGTAGCCGACATTCACTGTTGCTGA
- a CDS encoding NAD-dependent epimerase/dehydratase family protein produces the protein MRVLLLGANGYLGRFVADRLLADPAVQLTALGRGDDADVRFDLASGSPGALTRFLDAVHPGVVINCAGATRGGARELTRHNTVAVATVCEALRRSGCGARLVQLGCASEYGPSQPGSSTAEDAVPRPGGPYGVSKLAGTELVLGSGLDAIVLRVFSPVGPGTPAGSPLGRLAEAMRRAMQSGDGELKLAGLGVQRDFVDVRDVARAVHAASLSAAQGVVNIGTGRSVKLRDAAAVLARVAGYGGALHELDAGPGLRPGVIGAPRPSADAVLEHLSAPQAPYPDGCGSWQQADVRTARDRLGWRPRINLEESLADIWMEAACRI, from the coding sequence ATGAGGGTGCTACTGCTCGGTGCCAACGGATATCTGGGCCGTTTCGTCGCCGACCGCCTGCTCGCCGACCCGGCAGTCCAGCTCACCGCGCTCGGGCGCGGCGACGACGCCGACGTACGGTTCGACCTCGCCTCCGGCAGCCCGGGAGCCCTGACCCGCTTCCTGGACGCCGTCCACCCCGGGGTCGTCATCAACTGCGCCGGCGCCACCCGCGGCGGCGCCCGCGAACTGACCCGGCACAACACGGTCGCCGTCGCCACCGTCTGCGAGGCCCTGCGCCGCAGCGGCTGCGGGGCCCGCCTGGTCCAGCTCGGCTGCGCCTCCGAATACGGGCCCTCCCAGCCGGGGTCCTCCACCGCCGAGGACGCCGTGCCGCGCCCCGGCGGCCCGTACGGCGTGAGCAAGCTCGCCGGGACCGAACTGGTCCTCGGCTCGGGCCTGGACGCCATCGTGCTGCGGGTCTTCTCGCCGGTCGGGCCGGGCACTCCCGCCGGATCCCCGCTCGGCCGTCTCGCCGAGGCGATGCGCCGGGCCATGCAGTCCGGCGACGGCGAACTCAAACTCGCCGGGCTCGGGGTGCAGCGCGACTTCGTGGACGTCCGCGACGTGGCCCGCGCCGTGCACGCCGCCTCCCTCTCGGCCGCCCAGGGCGTCGTCAACATCGGGACGGGCCGCTCGGTGAAGCTGCGTGACGCGGCCGCCGTCCTCGCCCGGGTCGCCGGGTACGGCGGCGCGCTGCACGAACTGGACGCCGGGCCGGGCCTGCGGCCGGGAGTCATCGGCGCCCCCCGCCCGTCCGCCGACGCCGTCCTGGAGCATCTGTCAGCCCCCCAGGCCCCGTACCCCGACGGCTGTGGCAGCTGGCAGCAGGCCGACGTCCGCACCGCGCGCGACCGGCTCGGCTGGCGGCCCCGGATCAACCTGGAGGAGTCCCTGGCCGACATCTGGATGGAGGCGGCGTGCCGCATCTGA
- a CDS encoding ABC transporter substrate-binding protein — protein MRQMSGNVARAAAIAVVLAVGAVACGPDDSGAKNAGGSSDAKPQKGGTLSVLNNEPQTDFDPARLYTSGGGNVPSLVFRTLTTRNREAGAEGTKVVPDLATDTGKPNADATVWTYTLKDGLKYEDGTPITTADIKYGIERSFAAELSGGAPYLRDWLVGGADYQGPYKDGGKGLASIETPDAKTIVFHLNKPEGEFPYLATQTQFAPVPKAKDKGTKYEEHPVSSGPYKVVKNENDGEHLVLERNPNWSEATDAERKAYPDSIDVRSGLDASVINQRLSASQGPDSAAVTTDTNLGPAELSKVGGDKALAARVGTGHFGYTNYIGFNPKVKPFDDPKVRQAIAYAVDRSSAVNAVGGSSLAEPATTFLPNQKAFGYTQFDHFPAGDSGNAAKAKELLKEAGHADGLTVTLTHSNAKGGPKGPEVATALQDALKKAGFTVKLQGLEANDYNDTIQSVSKEPGFFLRGWGADWPSGGPFLAPIFDGRQIVKDGANFNTGFLDDPSVNKEVDEINKLTDLAAAAPRWGALDKKIGEQAVVVPLFHPVYKRLVGKDIKNVVISDWTGVLDISQVAVK, from the coding sequence ATGCGTCAGATGTCCGGAAACGTCGCAAGAGCGGCAGCGATAGCCGTGGTTCTCGCCGTGGGCGCCGTCGCCTGCGGCCCCGATGACAGTGGCGCCAAGAACGCCGGCGGCAGCTCGGACGCCAAGCCCCAGAAGGGCGGCACGCTCTCCGTCCTCAACAACGAGCCGCAGACCGACTTCGACCCGGCGCGGCTCTACACCTCCGGCGGCGGAAACGTTCCGTCCCTGGTCTTCCGTACGCTCACCACGCGCAACCGCGAGGCCGGCGCCGAGGGCACCAAGGTCGTCCCCGACCTCGCCACCGACACGGGCAAGCCCAACGCCGACGCCACGGTGTGGACGTACACCCTCAAGGACGGCCTCAAGTACGAGGACGGCACGCCGATCACGACGGCCGACATCAAGTACGGCATCGAGCGGTCCTTCGCGGCCGAGCTCTCCGGCGGCGCGCCCTACCTGCGCGACTGGCTGGTCGGCGGCGCCGACTACCAGGGTCCCTACAAGGACGGCGGCAAGGGCCTCGCCTCGATCGAGACGCCCGACGCCAAGACCATCGTCTTCCACCTGAACAAGCCCGAGGGCGAGTTCCCGTACCTGGCGACCCAGACCCAGTTCGCGCCGGTCCCCAAGGCCAAGGACAAGGGCACCAAGTACGAGGAGCACCCGGTCTCGTCCGGCCCGTACAAGGTCGTCAAGAACGAGAACGACGGCGAGCACCTCGTCCTGGAGCGCAACCCCAACTGGTCCGAGGCCACCGACGCCGAGCGCAAGGCGTACCCGGACAGCATCGACGTGCGCTCCGGCCTCGACGCCTCCGTCATCAACCAGCGGCTCTCCGCCTCCCAGGGGCCGGACTCGGCCGCCGTCACCACCGACACCAACCTCGGCCCGGCCGAGCTCTCCAAGGTCGGCGGTGACAAGGCGCTCGCCGCGCGCGTGGGCACCGGCCACTTCGGCTACACCAACTACATCGGCTTCAACCCCAAGGTGAAGCCGTTCGACGACCCGAAGGTGCGCCAGGCCATCGCGTACGCGGTCGACCGCAGCTCGGCCGTCAACGCGGTCGGCGGCTCCTCGCTCGCCGAGCCCGCCACCACCTTCCTGCCCAACCAGAAGGCGTTCGGCTACACCCAGTTCGACCACTTCCCGGCCGGTGACTCGGGCAACGCCGCCAAGGCCAAGGAGCTCCTGAAGGAGGCGGGCCACGCGGACGGCCTCACCGTCACGCTCACCCACTCCAACGCCAAGGGCGGCCCCAAGGGCCCCGAGGTCGCCACCGCGCTCCAGGACGCCCTGAAGAAGGCCGGGTTCACGGTCAAGCTCCAGGGCCTGGAGGCCAACGACTACAACGACACCATCCAGAGCGTCAGCAAGGAGCCCGGCTTCTTCCTGCGCGGCTGGGGTGCCGACTGGCCGTCCGGCGGCCCGTTCCTCGCGCCGATCTTCGACGGCCGCCAGATCGTCAAGGACGGCGCCAACTTCAACACCGGCTTCCTGGACGACCCGTCGGTCAACAAGGAGGTCGACGAGATCAACAAGCTGACCGACCTGGCGGCGGCCGCGCCGCGCTGGGGCGCCCTCGACAAGAAGATCGGTGAGCAGGCCGTCGTGGTCCCGCTCTTCCACCCGGTCTACAAGCGACTGGTCGGCAAGGACATCAAGAACGTCGTCATCAGCGACTGGACCGGTGTGCTCGACATCTCCCAGGTCGCGGTCAAGTAG
- a CDS encoding ABC transporter permease, translated as MSEALLASETGAARVAAPASGARQFWQRLRAQRAVTVAAVVFALLVLVALTAPLLTALEGQDPNTFHPGLVDSAAGGVPKGSFGGISGDHWLGVEPQTGRDLFARLVYGARVSLGVAFIATLVQVFIGVALGLSAALGGRWADQVISRFTDVVVALPLLVISLGLIAIVPDSVPRPVLITFVIAVVGWSGTSKIVRSSALSLKSLDYVSAARLSGWGRLAVARRELLPALAAPVITYGVLLVPANVSIEAALSFLGVGIKPPTPSWGQMLTEANTWYQSAPTYLLLPAGFLFVTVLSLTVVGEGVRTALDPRAASRLKVGVKSRKDAKSRKEASK; from the coding sequence ATGAGTGAGGCCTTGTTGGCCTCGGAGACGGGAGCGGCCCGGGTGGCCGCTCCCGCTTCGGGGGCCCGTCAGTTCTGGCAACGGCTGCGCGCCCAGCGCGCGGTGACCGTCGCCGCCGTCGTCTTCGCGCTGCTCGTGCTCGTCGCGCTCACCGCGCCGCTGCTCACCGCCCTGGAGGGGCAGGACCCCAACACCTTCCACCCGGGCCTGGTGGACTCGGCGGCCGGCGGGGTGCCCAAGGGCTCCTTCGGCGGGATCAGCGGCGACCACTGGCTCGGCGTGGAGCCCCAGACCGGCCGCGACCTGTTCGCACGGCTCGTCTACGGGGCCCGGGTGTCGCTCGGCGTCGCCTTCATCGCCACCCTGGTGCAGGTGTTCATCGGGGTCGCCCTCGGGCTGTCCGCCGCGCTCGGCGGGCGCTGGGCCGACCAGGTCATCAGCCGGTTCACCGATGTGGTGGTGGCGCTGCCGCTGCTCGTCATCAGCCTCGGCCTGATCGCGATCGTGCCCGACTCCGTGCCGCGCCCGGTGCTGATCACCTTCGTCATCGCGGTGGTCGGCTGGTCCGGCACGTCCAAGATCGTGCGGTCCTCCGCGCTCAGCCTCAAGTCCCTCGACTACGTGTCGGCGGCCCGGCTCAGCGGCTGGGGCAGGCTCGCGGTCGCCCGGCGCGAGCTGCTGCCCGCGCTGGCCGCGCCCGTCATCACGTACGGCGTGCTCCTCGTCCCCGCCAACGTCTCCATCGAGGCGGCGCTCTCGTTCCTCGGCGTCGGCATCAAGCCGCCCACCCCGTCGTGGGGGCAGATGCTCACCGAGGCCAACACCTGGTACCAGTCGGCGCCCACCTATCTGCTGCTGCCCGCGGGCTTCCTGTTCGTGACGGTCCTCTCCCTCACCGTCGTCGGCGAGGGAGTGCGCACCGCGCTCGACCCCCGCGCCGCCTCCCGGCTCAAGGTCGGCGTCAAGTCCCGCAAGGACGCCAAGTCCCGTAAGGAGGCCTCGAAGTGA
- a CDS encoding DUF3152 domain-containing protein, whose protein sequence is MGRHSRPKGATGTPEPTRTADTTGPVPVVEEVRTAGGRRRADGPPTGPMPRIRPVQGDPVSQHQGVGTPAHGVPQVRGGHPEHHEGGGGWGEPAAPRPGDWHGAPAQAGSGPGVRIPGPRREYMDAFDGAEWTDTGSHRRMVVADTGAQRRIVPAPAVSRPVPVPVPERAEPEPEQKTAKKGKSAKGRTLTGIAAAAVTTVLAVVVAGQVTSDGGHETGARSADDNGRAGDGPASRSKDRATPEQAAPAKPVSYEQKMALRYPIDPKLKGSGAFEVVPGSAAAPGKGRKYRYRVDIEKGLDLDGALFAEAVQKTLNDDRSWAHDGAKTFERVSSGKPDFVITLASPGTTAAWCAKSELDTAEENVSCDSAATERVMINAFRWAQGSETFGAQAMYAYRQMLINHEVGHRLGHGHVSCRTPGALAPVMQQQTKSLDIDGIKCRPNAWVYPTG, encoded by the coding sequence GTGGGACGACACAGCCGACCCAAGGGCGCCACGGGCACTCCCGAGCCCACCCGTACCGCCGACACCACCGGGCCCGTGCCGGTCGTGGAGGAGGTGCGGACGGCGGGCGGACGACGCCGCGCCGACGGCCCGCCGACCGGCCCGATGCCGCGGATCCGCCCGGTTCAGGGCGACCCCGTCTCCCAGCACCAGGGCGTCGGCACCCCGGCGCACGGCGTGCCCCAGGTGCGCGGCGGCCACCCCGAGCACCACGAGGGCGGGGGCGGCTGGGGCGAGCCCGCCGCGCCGCGCCCCGGCGACTGGCACGGCGCTCCGGCCCAGGCCGGTTCCGGGCCGGGTGTCCGAATACCGGGACCCCGACGCGAGTACATGGACGCCTTCGACGGCGCCGAGTGGACGGACACGGGCTCCCACCGCCGGATGGTCGTGGCCGACACGGGTGCGCAGCGCAGGATCGTTCCCGCGCCCGCCGTGTCGCGGCCGGTGCCCGTGCCCGTGCCCGAGCGGGCCGAACCGGAACCCGAGCAGAAGACCGCCAAGAAGGGGAAGTCCGCCAAGGGCCGCACCCTCACCGGGATCGCGGCGGCCGCCGTCACCACCGTGCTCGCGGTCGTGGTGGCCGGTCAGGTCACCTCCGACGGCGGCCACGAGACCGGCGCCCGGTCGGCCGACGACAACGGCCGCGCCGGCGACGGGCCCGCCTCCCGCTCCAAGGACCGGGCGACGCCCGAGCAGGCGGCCCCGGCCAAGCCCGTCTCGTACGAGCAGAAGATGGCCCTGCGGTACCCGATCGACCCGAAGCTGAAAGGTTCCGGCGCGTTCGAGGTGGTGCCCGGGTCCGCGGCGGCGCCGGGCAAGGGGCGCAAGTACCGCTACCGGGTGGACATCGAGAAGGGGCTCGACCTGGACGGCGCCCTCTTCGCCGAGGCCGTGCAGAAGACCCTCAACGACGACCGCAGCTGGGCGCACGACGGGGCGAAGACCTTCGAGCGGGTCTCCTCCGGGAAGCCCGACTTCGTCATCACCCTGGCGAGTCCCGGCACCACGGCGGCCTGGTGCGCCAAGTCGGAGCTGGACACCGCCGAGGAGAACGTCTCGTGCGACTCGGCCGCGACCGAGCGCGTGATGATCAACGCGTTCCGCTGGGCGCAGGGCTCCGAGACCTTCGGCGCCCAGGCGATGTACGCGTACCGGCAGATGCTCATCAACCACGAAGTGGGACACCGGCTCGGCCACGGTCATGTGAGCTGTCGCACTCCCGGGGCGCTCGCTCCGGTGATGCAGCAGCAGACCAAGTCCTTGGACATAGACGGGATCAAGTGCCGTCCCAACGCCTGGGTCTACCCGACTGGTTGA
- a CDS encoding DUF3492 domain-containing protein, which produces MRIGLLTDGGYPYTTGESRLWCDRLVRGLARHEFDIYALSRTAAQEERGWVALPPQVRRVRTAPLWAPQEWAHSRTSAQPPRRLGRRERHRFATCFRELAGAICMAGPGGADGGSASSGPDAVGRARNGAPGREGLLRGVPGQRPGGSAGRASDPDGLTITDLTVSFDALALGAKVVVGTGTMGGAPVVGAAATGGSSRFAEALYGLADLAHECGGVSAALRSETAVRVLEAACRTPGASRAVQAARVPDYLAFADLLERALRPLSLDWYDAAGLGDVDLCHAAGGGSAALPGLLAKRFFGVPLLVTEYGVQLRAQYLAAGGARVPVRALMAAFHRRLAAEVYERAALITPGNTHTRRWQEKCGADRAKLRTVYPGMAADRFQTVGEDTSAGDPTTLVWVGRIDPTKDLIALLHAFAEVRRAEPDARLRIFYAGQASGAAPGTQSHGPGPGLYGDAPDGGRGGGAVGGYGAGRARRAGRDFVGDGGGSGHGGGARGCGSAGGGSAGFGGTVFGGAFGGGAYGFGAAGRGSAGYDGAGHGVGAGRSGGSGGSDYGSGSGLGAGSGYGEGSSYGVGPSYGAGSAYGVDGPAYGVGQGYETGPAYGAGPGHGAGPGYAGGSGHGGGAHGFGAPASPLSPESAAYLAHCRGLAAQLFPDEAVDAHAVGDNPVSFEEIGGPGAPELADAYASGSVVVLSSVVEGFPVSLVEAMFCGRATVSTDAGAVVEVIGGTGLVVPPRNPRALADACVALLRDPERRERLGAAARARALELFTVEQNLAAFRGIYLELMSHCPVRRETVDESGAPVPFAHPAEAHVPGSWAALAAPSKAAGYAPSWADVGAHGGGARSTGTARATGRATDPDPVGATGADPGVAAGSGHSTTGHSGPSRTAPGHSSPTPSDPSGPGPTPPDIGRSGSAHSEEATR; this is translated from the coding sequence ATGCGGATCGGACTGCTCACCGACGGCGGGTATCCGTACACGACCGGCGAGTCCAGGCTGTGGTGCGACCGGCTCGTGCGCGGGCTCGCGCGGCACGAGTTCGACATATACGCCCTGAGCCGCACAGCGGCCCAGGAAGAGCGCGGCTGGGTGGCCCTGCCGCCGCAGGTCCGCCGGGTGCGCACGGCCCCGCTGTGGGCCCCGCAGGAGTGGGCGCACTCCCGCACGAGCGCGCAGCCGCCCCGCCGTCTCGGCCGCCGCGAGCGGCACCGCTTCGCCACCTGCTTCCGCGAACTGGCCGGAGCGATCTGCATGGCGGGGCCGGGCGGCGCGGACGGCGGGAGCGCGTCTTCGGGACCGGACGCGGTGGGGCGCGCGCGGAACGGGGCGCCCGGCAGGGAAGGGCTGTTGAGAGGGGTGCCCGGGCAGCGGCCGGGCGGGAGCGCAGGCCGCGCCTCGGACCCGGACGGCCTGACCATCACCGACCTGACCGTCTCCTTCGACGCCCTCGCCCTGGGCGCGAAGGTGGTCGTCGGCACGGGTACCATGGGCGGGGCGCCGGTTGTCGGTGCCGCTGCCACCGGCGGGTCGTCGCGGTTCGCGGAGGCGCTGTACGGGCTGGCCGACCTCGCCCACGAGTGCGGCGGGGTGTCCGCCGCGCTGCGCTCCGAGACGGCCGTGCGCGTACTGGAGGCCGCCTGCCGCACCCCCGGCGCGAGCCGCGCGGTGCAGGCCGCGCGCGTCCCCGACTACCTGGCCTTCGCCGACCTGCTGGAGCGCGCCCTGCGCCCCCTCTCGCTCGACTGGTACGACGCGGCGGGCCTCGGCGACGTCGACCTCTGCCATGCGGCCGGAGGCGGCTCCGCCGCCCTCCCGGGACTGCTGGCCAAACGCTTCTTCGGAGTTCCGCTGCTCGTCACCGAGTACGGGGTGCAGCTGCGCGCGCAGTACCTCGCGGCGGGCGGCGCACGCGTCCCGGTGCGGGCGCTGATGGCCGCGTTCCACCGGCGGCTCGCCGCCGAGGTGTACGAGCGGGCCGCGCTCATCACCCCCGGCAACACCCACACCCGCCGCTGGCAGGAGAAGTGCGGCGCCGACCGCGCCAAGCTGCGCACGGTGTACCCGGGCATGGCCGCCGACCGCTTCCAGACGGTCGGCGAGGACACGAGCGCGGGCGACCCCACCACGCTGGTCTGGGTCGGCCGCATCGACCCGACCAAGGACCTCATCGCCCTGCTCCACGCCTTCGCGGAGGTCCGCCGCGCGGAGCCGGACGCCCGGCTGCGGATCTTCTACGCGGGCCAGGCATCCGGGGCCGCACCGGGCACGCAGTCCCACGGGCCGGGACCGGGCCTGTACGGCGACGCGCCGGACGGGGGGCGCGGCGGGGGTGCGGTCGGCGGGTACGGGGCCGGGCGGGCCCGGCGGGCCGGGCGGGACTTCGTGGGTGACGGTGGCGGATCCGGGCACGGCGGTGGCGCTCGCGGGTGCGGCTCGGCGGGGGGCGGCTCGGCCGGGTTCGGTGGGACGGTTTTCGGCGGTGCTTTCGGCGGCGGTGCCTACGGGTTCGGCGCGGCCGGGCGGGGCTCGGCCGGGTATGACGGCGCGGGCCACGGGGTCGGCGCGGGCCGTTCCGGCGGGTCGGGCGGTTCGGACTACGGGTCCGGGTCGGGCCTCGGGGCCGGTTCGGGGTACGGAGAGGGATCGTCCTACGGGGTCGGACCGTCGTACGGCGCCGGATCCGCGTACGGGGTCGACGGCCCGGCATACGGGGTCGGCCAGGGGTATGAGACCGGCCCGGCGTATGGGGCCGGGCCTGGTCACGGGGCCGGCCCGGGATACGCGGGCGGCTCCGGCCACGGGGGCGGGGCCCACGGATTCGGCGCTCCCGCCTCCCCCCTGTCGCCCGAGTCCGCCGCCTACCTCGCCCACTGCCGCGGCCTCGCGGCCCAGCTCTTCCCCGACGAGGCCGTGGACGCGCACGCGGTCGGGGACAACCCGGTCTCCTTCGAGGAGATCGGCGGCCCCGGCGCGCCGGAGCTGGCCGACGCGTACGCCAGCGGCAGCGTCGTCGTGCTCTCCAGCGTCGTCGAGGGCTTCCCGGTCAGCCTCGTCGAGGCGATGTTCTGCGGCCGGGCCACGGTCTCCACGGACGCGGGCGCGGTGGTCGAGGTCATCGGCGGCACGGGGCTCGTGGTGCCGCCGCGCAACCCGCGCGCCCTGGCCGACGCGTGCGTGGCGCTGCTGCGCGACCCCGAACGCCGCGAACGGCTCGGCGCCGCCGCCCGTGCCCGCGCGCTCGAACTCTTCACGGTCGAGCAGAACCTCGCGGCATTTCGCGGCATTTACCTGGAGCTGATGTCCCACTGCCCGGTGCGCCGGGAGACCGTGGACGAGAGCGGCGCCCCGGTGCCGTTCGCCCACCCGGCCGAGGCTCACGTCCCGGGCAGCTGGGCGGCCCTGGCCGCCCCGTCCAAGGCCGCCGGGTACGCCCCGAGCTGGGCGGACGTGGGTGCGCACGGCGGCGGGGCGAGGAGTACGGGGACGGCCCGCGCGACCGGCCGGGCCACGGATCCGGACCCGGTCGGCGCGACAGGGGCCGACCCCGGTGTCGCCGCCGGTTCCGGCCACTCCACAACTGGGCACTCCGGCCCCTCCCGTACCGCGCCCGGACACTCGTCCCCGACCCCCTCGGACCCGAGCGGCCCCGGCCCGACCCCGCCCGACATCGGCCGCTCCGGCTCCGCCCACTCCGAGGAGGCGACACGATGA
- a CDS encoding dipeptide ABC transporter ATP-binding protein translates to MTEVTTEALVEVADLGISFGETRAVDGLSFTLAPGAALGVVGESGSGKSASAYALLGLHRGTGALVEGTVRVAGTDVQQASDAELRRLRGGVAAMVFQDPLSSLDPYYAIGDQIAEVYRVHRGGSKRAARARAVEVLDRVGIPDAARKARSRPHEFSGGMRQRALIAMALACEPKLLIADEPTTALDVTVQAQILDLLHGLRQETGMGLLLVTHDVGVAAESVDDVLVMRQGRAVERGPVRDVLGAPKAAYTKELLSAVPRLDTAKPGAQATGEPLLEARDLRKVFGRGKSSFTAVDGVSLTVRRGETLGVVGESGSGKTTLGRMLVGLLDTTSGTIRRDGTAVQMVFQDPVASLNPRRSIGESVADPLRASGVRDEKRIRARVGELLERVGLDPDRYDRYPHEFSGGQRQRVGIARALAAEPQLIVCDEPVSALDVTTQAHVTALLAELQRELGLGLVFIAHDLAVVRQVSDRVAVMRRGRIVEEGAVDEVYGSPKDPYTRQLLAAVPTVDPVLAAVRRAARKELREQLREQAHGADRDEVAAA, encoded by the coding sequence GTGACCGAGGTTACGACTGAGGCTCTGGTGGAGGTCGCCGACCTGGGCATCTCCTTCGGCGAGACCCGGGCCGTGGACGGGCTCTCCTTCACCCTGGCGCCCGGCGCCGCGCTCGGCGTGGTCGGCGAGTCCGGCTCCGGCAAGAGCGCGTCCGCGTACGCCCTGCTCGGCCTGCACCGGGGCACCGGCGCGCTGGTCGAGGGGACCGTCCGGGTCGCGGGCACCGATGTGCAGCAGGCGTCCGACGCCGAACTGCGGCGGCTGCGCGGGGGAGTGGCGGCGATGGTCTTCCAGGACCCGCTCTCCTCCCTCGACCCGTACTACGCCATCGGCGACCAGATCGCCGAGGTCTACCGGGTGCACCGGGGCGGCTCCAAGCGGGCGGCACGCGCGCGTGCCGTCGAGGTGCTCGACCGCGTCGGCATCCCGGACGCGGCCCGCAAGGCGCGCTCGCGCCCGCACGAGTTCTCCGGCGGCATGCGCCAGCGCGCGCTCATCGCGATGGCGCTGGCCTGCGAGCCGAAGCTCCTCATCGCGGACGAGCCGACCACCGCCCTCGACGTCACCGTCCAGGCCCAGATCCTCGACCTGCTGCACGGGCTGCGCCAGGAGACCGGGATGGGGCTGCTGCTCGTCACCCACGACGTGGGCGTCGCGGCGGAGAGCGTCGACGACGTCCTGGTGATGCGCCAGGGGCGCGCGGTGGAGCGCGGGCCCGTACGGGACGTGCTCGGGGCGCCGAAGGCCGCGTACACCAAGGAGCTGCTGTCGGCGGTGCCTCGGCTGGACACGGCGAAGCCGGGCGCCCAGGCCACCGGCGAGCCGCTGCTCGAAGCCCGTGACCTGCGCAAGGTCTTCGGGCGCGGCAAGTCCTCGTTCACCGCCGTGGACGGCGTCTCGCTCACCGTGCGGCGCGGCGAGACGCTCGGCGTCGTCGGCGAGAGCGGCAGCGGCAAGACGACGCTGGGCCGGATGCTGGTGGGCCTGCTCGACACCACGTCCGGCACGATCCGCCGCGACGGCACAGCCGTCCAGATGGTCTTCCAGGACCCGGTCGCCTCCCTCAACCCGAGGCGCTCGATCGGCGAGTCGGTGGCGGACCCGCTGCGGGCCTCCGGCGTACGGGACGAGAAGCGCATCCGCGCGCGCGTGGGTGAACTCCTGGAGCGGGTCGGCCTCGACCCGGACCGCTACGACCGCTACCCGCACGAGTTCAGCGGCGGCCAGCGCCAGCGCGTCGGCATCGCCCGCGCGCTCGCCGCCGAGCCGCAGCTGATCGTCTGCGACGAGCCGGTGTCCGCGCTCGACGTGACCACCCAGGCCCACGTCACCGCACTCCTCGCGGAGCTGCAGCGCGAGCTCGGCCTCGGGCTCGTCTTCATCGCGCACGACCTCGCCGTCGTACGGCAGGTCAGCGACCGGGTCGCGGTGATGCGCCGGGGCCGGATCGTGGAGGAGGGCGCGGTGGACGAGGTGTACGGATCGCCCAAGGACCCGTACACCCGGCAGCTGCTCGCCGCCGTGCCGACCGTGGACCCGGTGCTCGCCGCGGTGCGTCGCGCCGCCCGCAAGGAGCTGCGCGAGCAGCTCCGGGAGCAGGCGCACGGGGCCGACCGTGATGAGGTGGCCGCAGCCTGA